The Tenebrio molitor chromosome 3, icTenMoli1.1, whole genome shotgun sequence genome contains a region encoding:
- the LOC138126620 gene encoding uncharacterized protein yields MPKQKISLREKILQWTSKKDLYEIKSTREMFCKACGKLFICEKKCHLQQHEQTAIHKENIMTPLRQTLLTQNLEESANSTFNMELCNVFLAANIPWHKLQNPAFQNFLTKYCGRKIPDESTLRKNYLPKCYKDTIDRIRNELDPFNIWVSVDETTDALGRYVANCLVGKLSEDEPGKSYLLASKQLERTNHERIARFVNQSLEILWSTRVVAEKFLLFVTDGAPYMIKSGRHLKVFYPKIVHVTCLAHALNLVAEKIRYQYEDVDNLISNVKKIFVKAPLRVEMYKEKLKEMPLPPQPILTRWGTWLQAAMFYSEHFDSIKEVVMSFDGSSAVAIQKAQSIMKKPGIKNQLIYVRSNFKIICESITQLEKNGLPLTDSIKIVENVFTSLKKSPGPVAAVALKKLEDVTEKNPGYKFLLELARIFRGEDVPEHDTKMEEIYYKFAPITSCEVERSFSKYKSILVDNRQCFKVENLEQYLVCNVNT; encoded by the exons atgccgaaacaaaaaattagtttacgcgaaaaaatattacagtggacaagcaagaaagatttatatgaaataaaatcaacccgagaaatgttttgtaaagcttgtggtaaactg tttatatgcgaaaaaaaatgtcacttgcaacagcatgagcaaacggccatccataaagagaacattatgacaccgcttcggcaaacgttgctgacacagaacttggaggaatcggcaaatagtacattcaatatggaactttgtaacgtctttttagctgccaatataccatggcacaaactacaaaatcctgcgtttcagaattttctgacaaaatattgtggtagaaaaattccggatgagtctactttacggaaaaattatttaccaaaatgctacaaagat actattgaccgcattcggaatgagctggatccttttaacatatgggtttcagttgacgaaacaacagatgcacttgggcgatatgtggcgaattgtctggttgggaaactttcagaagatgaacctggaaaatcttatcttttggcgtctaaacaattagaaagaacaaatcatgagagaatagctagattcgtaaatcaatctttag aaatcttgtggagtaccagagttgttgctgaaaagtttcttttgtttgtaacggatggagcaccatatatgataaaatctggtagacaccttaaggtgttttatccaaaaattgtgcatgtcacatgcttagcgcatgctttaaatctagtggctgaaaaaattcgctatcaatatgaagatgtggataatttaatttcgaacgtgaaaaaaattttcgttaaggcacctttgagagttgaaatgtacaaagaaaaactaaaagaaatgccactgcctccacagccaattttaacacgatggggaacatggcttcaggctgctatgttttacagcgaacactttgattccattaaagaa gttgtcatgtcctttgatggaagttctgctgttgctattcaaaaagcacagtctataatgaagaaacccggaataaaaaaccaattaatttatgttcgcagtaattttaaaataatctgcgaaagtattactcaattggaaaaaaatgggttacctttaaccgattcaatcaaaattgttgaaaacgtatttacctccctaaaaaaatctccaggccctgtagcagcagtagcattaaaaaaacttgaagatgttactgaaaaaaatcctggatacaaatttcttctagaattggcaagaatttttagaggtgaagatgtgccggaacatgacaccaaaatggaagaaatttattacaaatttgcgcccattacctcttgcgaggtagaaagaagtttttcaaaatataagtccattttggtggataaccgacaatgttttaaagtagaaaatttagagcaatatcttgtatgcaatgtaaatacgtaa